A portion of the Candidatus Hydrogenedentota bacterium genome contains these proteins:
- a CDS encoding DUF1080 domain-containing protein, whose protein sequence is MFRTVRKLALAAAVAAMPLAVQAADVAEGNWINLFDGESLFGWTQFGNVGWEAGNGVLSASTGDGGWVATTSQFKNFELSAEVKMEGPGTMGLAVRAGLEGHANENGGGTIFYGNENNDNQWHTIHVKAVGDAIEANIDGAPVEVKASRDKGYIIIQYHRYHRFRAHPFSLSVQNVKLRPLGLSPIFNGQNLDGWNIIPEKKSEFSVVEGAINIKNGNGQIETAGLYKDFVLQLDIISNGERLNSGVFFRGPVGVFWKGYESQVRNDWKGDDRSAPNDFGTGGNYGNQETRKVVSTDHEWFQKTIVADGNHTAVWINGYLVSDFYDARPLSPENDGKNGYVPGPGTIHLQGHDPTTDLSFKNINIQEY, encoded by the coding sequence ATGTTTCGCACAGTACGCAAGCTGGCGCTCGCCGCGGCCGTCGCCGCGATGCCGCTGGCTGTCCAGGCCGCCGACGTGGCCGAGGGCAACTGGATCAACCTGTTCGACGGAGAAAGCCTGTTCGGCTGGACCCAGTTCGGCAATGTCGGCTGGGAAGCCGGCAACGGCGTTCTTTCCGCCAGCACCGGCGACGGCGGCTGGGTGGCCACCACGAGCCAGTTCAAGAATTTTGAGCTGAGCGCCGAAGTGAAAATGGAAGGCCCCGGCACCATGGGCCTGGCAGTCCGCGCCGGTCTCGAAGGCCACGCCAATGAAAACGGCGGCGGCACCATCTTCTACGGCAATGAAAATAACGACAACCAGTGGCACACCATCCATGTGAAGGCCGTCGGCGATGCCATCGAAGCCAACATCGACGGCGCCCCCGTTGAAGTCAAGGCCAGCCGCGACAAAGGCTATATCATCATCCAGTACCACCGCTATCACCGCTTCCGGGCTCACCCCTTCAGCCTGTCGGTACAGAACGTGAAGCTGCGCCCCCTGGGACTCTCCCCCATCTTCAACGGACAGAACCTCGACGGCTGGAACATCATCCCCGAGAAGAAGTCTGAATTCTCCGTCGTCGAAGGCGCCATCAACATTAAGAATGGCAACGGCCAGATCGAGACCGCCGGGCTCTACAAGGACTTCGTCCTCCAGCTCGACATTATCTCCAACGGCGAACGCCTTAACAGCGGCGTATTCTTCCGCGGTCCCGTGGGTGTGTTCTGGAAGGGCTACGAGTCCCAGGTCCGCAACGACTGGAAGGGCGATGATCGCAGTGCCCCCAACGACTTCGGTACCGGTGGCAACTACGGCAACCAGGAGACCCGCAAGGTCGTTTCCACCGATCACGAATGGTTCCAGAAGACCATCGTGGCCGACGGCAACCATACCGCCGTGTGGATCAACGGTTACCTTGTGAGCGACTTCTACGACGCTCGTCCCCTCAGCCCCGAAAACGACGGCAAGAACGGCTACGTCCCCGGCCCCGGCACGATCCACCTCCAGGGCCACGATCCGACAACCGACCTGTCCTTCAAGAACATCAACATCCAGGAATACTAG